Proteins found in one Paenibacillus sp. FSL R10-2782 genomic segment:
- a CDS encoding GNAT family N-acetyltransferase: MSKEQANQTSPMLLSFPEQFQTERLTIRAPQWGDGATVNEAIRESVDELRPWLPFARNLPTPEESEIRSRQARLKFLDRSDMMLYVFETVSGAFVASSGLHRIDWAARKFEIGYWLRTSCTGKGMITEAVHGITDFAIQHLEANRLEIRCDSRNTRSAKVAERAGFTLEGILRNVEYDEEGTLASQMIFAKVRGIEF; encoded by the coding sequence ATGAGTAAGGAGCAGGCGAATCAGACTAGCCCTATGCTATTATCGTTCCCCGAGCAATTCCAGACAGAACGGTTGACGATTCGCGCTCCACAGTGGGGGGATGGGGCAACGGTCAATGAAGCCATTCGTGAGAGTGTGGATGAATTGCGTCCCTGGCTGCCTTTTGCGAGAAATCTTCCTACGCCAGAGGAATCAGAAATTCGCTCACGCCAAGCCAGACTTAAATTTCTGGACCGGTCTGACATGATGTTGTACGTATTTGAGACGGTATCGGGAGCTTTTGTAGCCAGCAGCGGCTTGCACCGGATCGACTGGGCTGCACGTAAATTTGAAATCGGATACTGGCTCAGAACGTCTTGCACAGGTAAAGGCATGATAACAGAGGCAGTACATGGTATCACGGATTTTGCCATACAGCATTTGGAGGCGAATCGGCTGGAGATCCGTTGTGATTCCAGAAATACGCGCAGCGCCAAGGTAGCAGAGCGGGCAGGTTTTACGCTGGAGGGCATTTTGCGGAATGTCGAGTATGATGAAGAGGGAACACTGGCCAGCCAAATGATTTTTGCCAAGGTACGCGGTATTGAATTTTAG
- a CDS encoding DUF2809 domain-containing protein, whose product MGRTRKSVDVDRKTIWKVGAEFRWKARAMYLAAVLVAILLGLGSRTFSSRLPEFVANHFGDALWACMIYFGLRMLWVDRRVSVALWGSLLFCFAIEFSQMYQAPWINSIRATTLGGLVLGKGFLTADLVRYTAGIAVSWALDQGYRRLAGITTRIDDDESFE is encoded by the coding sequence ATGGGGAGAACTCGTAAAAGCGTCGACGTCGACAGGAAGACGATTTGGAAAGTAGGTGCGGAATTTCGCTGGAAGGCCCGGGCCATGTATCTGGCTGCTGTGCTGGTCGCTATCCTGTTGGGCTTGGGAAGTCGGACCTTTTCCTCCCGGTTGCCTGAATTCGTTGCCAATCATTTTGGGGATGCCCTGTGGGCGTGCATGATTTACTTTGGGCTGAGAATGTTGTGGGTGGATCGTCGTGTATCTGTAGCGCTATGGGGCAGCTTGTTGTTCTGTTTCGCCATCGAGTTCAGTCAGATGTATCAGGCTCCCTGGATTAACAGTATCCGGGCGACGACACTGGGCGGGCTGGTGTTGGGAAAAGGGTTCCTGACCGCCGATCTGGTTCGGTACACGGCCGGTATTGCAGTATCCTGGGCGTTGGACCAAGGATATAGAAGGCTGGCAGGCATCACTACACGTATAGACGATGACGAGTCATTCGAATAA
- a CDS encoding SGNH/GDSL hydrolase family protein has translation MIGLCAGFSLLFATIIVPGQALAVKQLAGPLRFDFGPGSVATGYTQVTAKDAYTPERGYGFTDLSKVKEEDRGGNDAIRSDFVRVQGSSFVVNLPPADYTLSLIAGDTDGSTDISVKAESIVKVEPTTKTAGQFVEATFELALIDGQLELYFSGNDPKINALVITPKETRTQSEHPSVYLAGDSTVQTYKASMKPQAGWGQMIAPFFTDEATFVNRSIGGRSTKTFLVQGRLDDILRTIRPGDYVLIQFGHNDAAINNQERYVSPADYKVYLKTYIQGATQRGATPVLITPVGRRDYDAASASYRISFPEYVQAMKETASETGVALVDLSQLSVAYYNTLGPEGTLPLFLHLEPGVYPAFPDGVKDDTHFQEYGAGQIARLVAQGIRQLNIPLSSYVRTNNPQ, from the coding sequence ATGATCGGATTATGCGCGGGGTTCAGCTTGTTGTTTGCGACCATAATTGTTCCGGGGCAGGCATTGGCGGTTAAACAGCTCGCGGGGCCTCTTCGTTTTGATTTTGGCCCAGGTAGCGTTGCTACAGGCTACACTCAGGTCACCGCCAAGGATGCATACACGCCCGAACGGGGCTATGGATTTACCGATCTTTCCAAGGTGAAAGAAGAGGATCGTGGTGGAAATGACGCTATTCGTTCGGATTTCGTTCGTGTTCAGGGATCATCCTTTGTTGTCAACTTGCCGCCTGCGGATTATACGCTTTCCCTGATCGCCGGGGATACAGACGGAAGCACAGATATTTCGGTAAAGGCCGAGTCCATTGTCAAGGTGGAGCCTACCACCAAAACAGCGGGACAATTTGTCGAGGCTACATTTGAGCTTGCGCTCATCGATGGTCAACTGGAATTGTATTTCTCGGGAAATGACCCGAAGATTAACGCGCTGGTTATTACGCCAAAAGAGACTCGAACGCAGAGTGAGCATCCTTCCGTATATCTTGCGGGGGATTCCACGGTCCAGACCTATAAAGCCTCTATGAAGCCTCAGGCTGGTTGGGGACAGATGATTGCGCCGTTCTTCACAGACGAGGCGACTTTTGTGAACCGTTCTATTGGTGGACGAAGCACGAAGACGTTCCTTGTACAAGGAAGACTGGACGATATTTTGCGGACCATCCGACCGGGTGATTATGTACTCATCCAGTTTGGTCATAATGATGCGGCAATCAACAACCAAGAGCGTTATGTTTCCCCAGCCGATTATAAAGTCTATTTGAAAACCTACATTCAGGGAGCGACACAGCGCGGGGCCACACCTGTGCTGATAACTCCTGTGGGTCGCAGGGATTATGACGCCGCAAGTGCTTCCTATCGAATCAGTTTTCCGGAATACGTGCAGGCCATGAAGGAAACGGCATCCGAGACAGGCGTTGCGCTGGTCGATCTAAGCCAGTTAAGTGTGGCATACTATAATACACTTGGCCCAGAAGGGACACTTCCGTTATTTTTACATCTGGAGCCGGGAGTATATCCTGCATTCCCTGATGGGGTGAAGGACGATACGCATTTTCAGGAGTATGGCGCGGGGCAAATAGCCCGTCTGGTAGCACAGGGTATCCGTCAATTGAATATCCCTTTATCCTCTTATGTACGGACGAATAATCCACAATAA
- a CDS encoding class I SAM-dependent methyltransferase: protein MTVAQLNRLIDGQILYNQHRSLFYMHEGNALMGPSPEMTYWLTQRSPELLLMLQSLKRQHEYTAFVTGVAVKTLHQFVSVNQYIHFHSDHLDELTQLYDRLFTRIQKLFQNQAMNESMLNLLLQQHYGHLRDFLIRTNGRTMFAKYAESEYTFWIPCEEYTPELQAKLLGLDIARLQEPVLDIGCGSEARLVGYLRSLGIEAYGTDRLAEKGTGVTQGDWLETTFKEGEWGTIISHMAFSNHFIHHHLKADGHIHEYAHKYMELLRAIRPGGSFIYSPCLPFMEKLLDIQAGYRVEYIQSSKGYEATKIKRLVHNG from the coding sequence ATGACGGTTGCCCAGTTGAACAGACTCATTGACGGTCAAATACTCTATAATCAGCATCGGAGTTTGTTTTATATGCATGAGGGGAACGCCCTGATGGGACCTTCACCGGAAATGACGTATTGGCTGACACAGAGAAGCCCGGAACTGCTCCTCATGCTCCAAAGCTTGAAGCGTCAGCATGAGTATACCGCTTTTGTCACTGGCGTAGCGGTAAAAACGCTGCACCAGTTTGTGAGCGTCAATCAGTATATTCATTTTCACTCCGATCATCTTGATGAGCTTACGCAATTGTATGATAGACTCTTCACCCGGATTCAGAAGCTGTTCCAAAACCAGGCTATGAATGAGAGCATGCTAAATTTACTGCTGCAACAGCATTACGGGCATTTAAGAGATTTTCTAATTCGTACCAACGGACGGACGATGTTTGCCAAGTATGCAGAGAGTGAGTACACCTTTTGGATACCTTGTGAGGAATACACGCCTGAATTGCAGGCAAAGCTCCTAGGATTGGACATTGCACGTTTGCAGGAGCCTGTTCTCGATATAGGCTGCGGATCAGAGGCGCGGCTGGTCGGTTATTTGCGTTCCCTTGGAATTGAGGCTTACGGGACAGATCGGTTGGCTGAAAAAGGAACAGGTGTTACTCAGGGCGATTGGCTGGAGACAACCTTCAAGGAAGGAGAATGGGGAACGATTATCTCTCATATGGCGTTCTCCAATCATTTTATACATCATCATCTGAAAGCGGATGGCCATATTCACGAATACGCCCACAAATATATGGAATTGCTAAGGGCAATCCGGCCGGGAGGAAGCTTTATTTACAGTCCGTGCCTTCCTTTTATGGAAAAGCTTTTGGATATCCAAGCTGGTTATCGAGTAGAGTATATCCAGTCATCTAAAGGTTATGAAGCTACGAAAATAAAACGATTAGTTCATAATGGCTAA
- a CDS encoding HD domain-containing protein → MNIETAIATAAQAHQGQTDKGGQPYIFHPLQVMNRVEHMDEKIVAVLHDVLEDTEVTADQLKEAGFGKHIIEAVEGLTRNEGEEYSDFIRRAKNNPLSRAVKIADIQENMNLDRIPHPTEKDTARIEKYRQALQELLD, encoded by the coding sequence ATGAACATAGAAACAGCGATTGCGACTGCCGCACAGGCTCACCAGGGACAGACGGACAAGGGCGGTCAGCCTTATATTTTCCACCCCCTTCAGGTCATGAACCGCGTAGAGCATATGGATGAAAAAATAGTAGCCGTGCTGCATGATGTGCTGGAGGATACAGAGGTCACAGCGGATCAACTGAAAGAAGCGGGCTTTGGCAAACATATCATTGAAGCAGTGGAAGGACTCACTCGGAACGAGGGAGAGGAGTACAGCGATTTTATACGCCGAGCCAAAAACAATCCATTGTCCAGAGCAGTGAAAATAGCGGATATTCAGGAAAATATGAATCTGGATCGCATCCCTCATCCCACGGAGAAGGATACAGCACGAATAGAAAAGTATAGGCAGGCGCTACAAGAGCTTTTGGATTGA